In Tsuneonella amylolytica, one genomic interval encodes:
- a CDS encoding DUF6445 family protein: MASLPPAPVTIHRFGREGEPVVQIDGFSGMAGDLLAKGRAADYRPGGAAYPGIRSWAEPDYLDRRRDLMFAIMQRVFGFSRGISCEVSTFSLVTLPEADLSPLQRIPHYDHSAGELVAIMHYLLGPETGGTAFYRHRRTGFETITEAREPAYNAALAEDERAYGMPPARYHHGDSDRYEMIGEIAAAPDRMILYRGRLLHSGVIPDPAALTGDPASGRLTINMFMQGR; encoded by the coding sequence ATGGCGTCGCTGCCCCCCGCCCCCGTCACGATCCACCGCTTCGGCCGCGAGGGCGAGCCGGTGGTGCAGATCGACGGGTTCAGCGGGATGGCGGGCGATCTTTTGGCGAAAGGCCGCGCCGCCGACTACCGGCCCGGCGGCGCGGCCTATCCCGGCATCCGCAGCTGGGCCGAACCCGACTACCTTGACCGGCGCCGCGACCTGATGTTCGCGATCATGCAGCGGGTGTTCGGTTTTTCGCGCGGGATCAGCTGCGAGGTGTCGACCTTCTCCCTCGTCACCCTGCCCGAGGCCGACCTGTCGCCGCTCCAGCGCATCCCGCATTACGACCACTCGGCCGGCGAACTGGTCGCGATCATGCACTACCTGCTCGGGCCGGAGACCGGGGGCACCGCGTTCTACCGCCATCGCCGCACCGGGTTCGAAACGATCACCGAAGCACGCGAGCCGGCCTACAACGCGGCGTTGGCCGAAGACGAGCGCGCATACGGCATGCCGCCCGCCCGCTACCACCACGGCGACAGCGACCGCTACGAGATGATCGGCGAGATCGCCGCCGCGCCGGACCGCATGATCCTCTATCGCGGGCGGCTGCTCCATTCGGGCGTCATCCCCGACCCGGCCGCGCTGACCGGCGATCCGGCGAGCGGCCGCCTGACGATTAACATGTTCATGCAGGGGCGCTAG